The Alteriqipengyuania halimionae genome contains a region encoding:
- a CDS encoding helix-turn-helix domain-containing protein — MTELTIDAIRKVIREETSRPVSPWLDTSGAAAYLGSTAGTLKNWRAAGIGPAYHIMQERLVRYHADDLDRFVRTGGR, encoded by the coding sequence GTGACCGAACTGACAATAGACGCCATCCGCAAGGTGATTCGCGAAGAGACGAGCAGGCCAGTGAGCCCTTGGCTCGATACGAGCGGCGCCGCCGCGTATCTCGGTTCCACCGCAGGCACGTTGAAGAACTGGCGGGCCGCTGGGATCGGTCCGGCCTACCACATCATGCAAGAGCGACTGGTGCGCTACCACGCGGACGACCTGGATCGCTTCGTGCGAACCGGCGGGCGCTGA
- a CDS encoding DUF3800 domain-containing protein, with amino-acid sequence MYLLYCDESNMEERAGDFLLYAGVSIPPENARALAREIEEVRERAGVPRDFLLKFNPVPPELGHADFIALKQAILKKAAEHGARLFAYVVLHDIAKTTGLHEARRNGVNAVLYHFDCYLNRKSGTGLALLDRFTDEGNLIDGHLREKVAIGITGLPYSKEKRLGNLIGVHYSAIGQSHFCSLVDIVVGSLRFAINVHTREQAKLAKSAGIILTLLSPLFFREEGDFASEKVSEIGFQFSPKSVRYEPYREKYLGLHAFLAENGIVSDQSI; translated from the coding sequence ATGTATCTGCTCTATTGCGACGAATCCAACATGGAAGAAAGAGCTGGTGATTTTCTTCTTTACGCCGGGGTATCCATTCCACCCGAAAATGCCAGAGCGCTAGCCCGTGAAATCGAGGAGGTACGGGAGCGAGCAGGGGTGCCTCGCGATTTCCTACTAAAGTTTAATCCTGTACCGCCAGAACTTGGACACGCAGATTTCATCGCACTCAAGCAAGCGATCTTAAAGAAAGCTGCCGAGCATGGCGCGAGGCTTTTTGCATACGTGGTGCTTCACGATATCGCGAAAACAACAGGCTTGCATGAGGCCCGCCGAAACGGCGTGAATGCCGTGCTGTATCACTTTGATTGCTACCTCAATCGAAAGAGTGGGACGGGACTCGCTTTGCTCGACCGCTTCACTGACGAAGGGAATTTGATCGATGGGCATCTGAGGGAGAAAGTGGCCATCGGGATAACCGGTCTACCCTATTCAAAGGAGAAGCGATTGGGGAATCTGATTGGTGTCCACTACTCAGCCATCGGCCAATCTCATTTCTGCTCCCTCGTCGATATTGTCGTGGGGTCACTGCGCTTTGCTATCAATGTCCACACGCGAGAACAGGCCAAGCTCGCGAAGTCGGCTGGCATCATATTGACACTACTCAGTCCTCTATTTTTCCGTGAAGAGGGAGATTTTGCGAGCGAAAAAGTTTCAGAGATTGGATTTCAGTTCAGCCCCAAGAGCGTGCGTTACGAGCCCTATCGCGAAAAGTACCTTGGCTTGCACGCTTTCCTCGCAGAGAATGGCATTGTTTCGGACCAATCTATTTAG
- a CDS encoding tyrosine-type recombinase/integrase → MARGFTTKGVEAIKPNLARRQELPDPALSGLYLVVQPGGTKSWALRYRFAGKPAKLTLGRWPVMGVGDARAAATDALEEVEHGRNPAVAKKAAKADQREAQLTERDKVKTLVEQFDKRHLSNLRSGAGVRRALDAHVVKEWGDRDIHEITKRDVIDLLDKIVDSGRQTTANRVRAYTGKFFNWCVERDILATNPAAGVKPVAKEVARDRVLTDDEIRWFWQACDKVGYPWGGFGKLSLLTGQRRQEVAAMTYAEIEGDLWSLPAERVKNGRAHNVPLSEAALDVLASVPRIAGSGLVLTTTGDTPVSGFAKGHDRLAKKMAEIAFKEREEPVEIPHWTFHDLRRTAATGMARLAIPVRVTEACLNHVSGTAAGIVSVYQRHDYAPEKRQAMEAWGRFVTELVEGKPDNVVRLAEAG, encoded by the coding sequence ATGGCGCGAGGCTTTACGACGAAGGGTGTGGAGGCGATCAAGCCTAACCTTGCCAGGCGGCAGGAATTACCGGACCCGGCCCTATCAGGATTGTATCTCGTTGTGCAGCCCGGCGGGACTAAGTCGTGGGCGTTGCGCTATCGTTTTGCTGGCAAGCCCGCGAAGCTTACACTGGGCCGCTGGCCCGTCATGGGCGTGGGAGACGCACGAGCGGCCGCAACGGATGCGCTGGAAGAGGTTGAGCACGGGCGCAATCCGGCGGTGGCAAAGAAGGCTGCCAAAGCCGATCAGCGCGAGGCCCAGCTTACCGAACGCGACAAGGTAAAAACGCTAGTCGAGCAATTCGACAAGCGGCACCTTTCCAATCTGCGCAGCGGGGCAGGGGTGCGCCGTGCGCTGGATGCGCACGTTGTGAAGGAATGGGGCGACCGTGACATTCACGAGATTACGAAACGCGATGTTATCGACCTGCTGGACAAGATTGTGGACAGCGGGCGACAAACGACTGCCAACAGAGTGCGTGCCTATACGGGAAAGTTTTTCAACTGGTGTGTGGAGCGCGATATTCTGGCCACCAATCCGGCCGCCGGCGTGAAGCCGGTGGCGAAAGAGGTTGCCCGCGACCGCGTGCTGACGGACGATGAAATCCGCTGGTTCTGGCAAGCCTGCGATAAGGTGGGTTATCCGTGGGGAGGCTTCGGAAAGCTGTCATTGTTGACGGGACAGCGGCGGCAGGAAGTTGCTGCCATGACCTATGCCGAGATTGAGGGCGATCTTTGGAGCCTGCCAGCCGAACGGGTGAAGAATGGGCGGGCGCATAACGTGCCGTTGTCGGAAGCTGCGCTAGACGTGCTGGCCAGTGTCCCGCGTATCGCTGGAAGCGGGCTTGTACTCACCACCACGGGCGACACGCCCGTCTCCGGCTTCGCCAAAGGCCATGACCGCCTTGCCAAGAAGATGGCCGAGATTGCATTCAAGGAACGCGAGGAGCCGGTCGAAATCCCGCATTGGACCTTTCACGATCTGCGGCGGACAGCGGCAACAGGAATGGCGCGGCTGGCCATTCCGGTGCGCGTGACAGAGGCTTGCCTCAATCACGTTTCCGGGACCGCTGCCGGTATTGTCTCGGTGTATCAGCGCCACGATTACGCGCCGGAAAAGCGGCAGGCGATGGAAGCTTGGGGGCGGTTCGTGACGGAGCTTGTCGAGGGCAAGCCAGATAACGTTGTGCGACTGGCGGAGGCAGGGTGA
- a CDS encoding abortive infection family protein: MNGRFSPYVIKALVDVISGGAGNDMAPPIGVYRSGPKIEHFFLDCGFDMRIGSQSRIPATIDALRQMAAGPDGDELVKRAILKVCDPREYLSEPEKAAAVREHLNRALEADGLAVTVVGGKAHLTGRQGSGVIVEPFISKVAVLDFDTVQVEVARAIENAAEDPEDCVTAACSLVEAVCRSILTEMSLPLPARKDIDGLLKAVQEPLGLSPGRTDLPPEIEQDVRQVLGGLTSTLKGVGALRTHGGDAHGREKGFRRMDARIARLALNAASTIALFLIETWERKENRGLPQHGDGGAQAGA; the protein is encoded by the coding sequence TTGAACGGCCGATTTTCACCCTACGTCATCAAGGCACTCGTCGATGTGATAAGTGGAGGCGCGGGCAATGATATGGCGCCGCCAATCGGGGTCTATCGCTCCGGTCCGAAGATCGAACATTTCTTCCTCGACTGCGGCTTCGACATGCGCATCGGCTCACAGTCTCGCATCCCGGCCACGATCGACGCGCTTCGCCAGATGGCAGCAGGGCCCGACGGCGACGAACTCGTCAAGAGAGCCATCCTCAAGGTGTGCGATCCGAGGGAGTATCTGAGCGAACCGGAGAAGGCTGCGGCCGTCCGGGAACATTTGAACAGAGCACTAGAGGCCGACGGTCTCGCGGTGACGGTGGTGGGAGGCAAGGCGCATCTGACCGGTCGACAGGGAAGCGGCGTGATCGTCGAGCCCTTCATCAGCAAAGTGGCGGTCTTGGACTTCGACACCGTCCAGGTGGAGGTCGCGCGGGCTATCGAGAACGCAGCTGAAGACCCGGAGGATTGCGTCACGGCCGCCTGCTCCCTGGTCGAGGCGGTATGTCGCTCGATCCTGACAGAGATGAGCCTTCCCCTGCCCGCCAGGAAGGACATCGACGGGCTACTGAAGGCAGTCCAGGAGCCTTTGGGCCTCTCGCCCGGCCGGACAGACTTGCCTCCAGAGATTGAGCAGGACGTACGGCAGGTTCTGGGCGGTCTCACGTCCACGCTCAAGGGGGTCGGTGCACTCCGGACCCACGGCGGGGACGCACACGGGCGGGAGAAGGGCTTCCGCCGGATGGACGCTCGCATCGCCCGTCTCGCTCTCAACGCCGCGAGTACGATAGCCCTGTTCCTGATCGAGACCTGGGAGCGAAAGGAGAACCGCGGACTGCCTCAACACGGGGACGGCGGTGCTCAGGCCGGTGCTTAG
- a CDS encoding DNA-3-methyladenine glycosylase family protein has translation MAYPALLSIFEELGPPEVIKRSSQPLPVSVVKIVVGQMLSGAAAATIYRRLEKLYLEEGIEGPHLLKDKSLRSAGLSTAKTKAIRGFADAHAREPERFEAWKRCSYDELKKDATRLWGLSSWSASILALSHFGMTDVWPSEDGSIQRAVRIIRQSIEPEFQADKAAPYRTYLAKMLWAALDNSLLTDQPRNR, from the coding sequence GTGGCTTATCCGGCCCTTTTATCGATCTTTGAAGAGCTTGGACCTCCTGAAGTTATAAAGCGCTCGAGCCAGCCTCTTCCGGTGAGTGTTGTTAAGATCGTCGTCGGGCAAATGCTATCCGGTGCTGCTGCTGCGACCATCTACCGCCGTTTGGAGAAGCTCTATCTAGAAGAGGGCATCGAGGGGCCACATTTGCTCAAGGACAAAAGTCTGCGATCAGCCGGACTAAGCACCGCGAAAACCAAGGCTATCAGAGGATTTGCCGATGCTCATGCGAGAGAGCCCGAGCGCTTTGAGGCTTGGAAGCGATGTTCCTACGATGAACTGAAGAAAGATGCCACGAGACTATGGGGGCTGTCGTCTTGGTCCGCATCCATCCTCGCACTTTCGCACTTCGGAATGACCGATGTTTGGCCGAGCGAGGATGGGAGCATTCAAAGAGCGGTCAGAATAATTCGGCAATCGATTGAACCCGAATTCCAAGCCGATAAGGCCGCGCCCTATCGCACCTATCTAGCCAAGATGTTGTGGGCGGCCTTAGACAATTCCTTGCTCACCGATCAGCCTCGCAACCGTTAA
- a CDS encoding bifunctional DNA primase/polymerase, which translates to MSDENETTAAAGAKGPAFEFEPGELAKLADTGFELIRLHSPDALDPHGRPIGKAPFKGWRDEPAMEVDEAIRHLAAQNVGVRLRDGDLVVDVDPRNFAEGDDPLRRLQEDLGVSFDAYPTVETGSGGKHVYMKMPAGTLVLDTLEAYPGVEFKAHGRQVVAPGSSHPDTRKPYRLVSASFTDVPEAPETFVNAILRPVRASADGGGGYSPEWLSRALELLDVSDFREHGPWLELMMACHHATAGEGRDEFVEWSISDPAYAEHGDVVGRRWDSLHTDKGGRVVTVLTLFRELNKAGAGKLVSLEPDTAGAVEDFHEDLFGASAEDGDEREVLSLEDFVGSTEFVVDGFLPVGVGVIAGAWGAGKTINLIPLLATAAHVTPKDWTVRHAELRRHVVFVGEDMGQVKSAIGALSSNPGAASLPEILKWVHYFPAKRLTPEALAARVKKLGDRFTYENEHGFKIRPIVVLDTANANCELESENDSRAVGQMMSALKASGVPTIIVGHVAKAITRSEFAAHSFRGSGAFEADADFTAYLLHDETTDDRYLGVHKVRFAPDFREVAFGTHSKTVAVPVEWDPSKRQERTILNGIPAISSQADRKVRAAVRKLEGKEKRVDDAVTALLQSGEHPTVKAVKEHLGGNNQETGRIINDLCDRGHLVKFEAKDDLEKEQRQALHLHHNSQLLLPQDVLLETYVSKRLGKLPFDDFGMDEVDPLDEAAT; encoded by the coding sequence GTGTCTGACGAGAACGAGACTACCGCCGCCGCTGGCGCCAAGGGGCCAGCATTCGAGTTCGAGCCCGGCGAGCTGGCCAAGCTGGCCGACACCGGATTCGAACTGATCCGGCTCCACTCCCCCGACGCCCTAGACCCGCACGGCCGCCCGATCGGCAAGGCGCCGTTCAAGGGCTGGCGCGATGAGCCGGCGATGGAAGTCGATGAGGCGATCCGGCACCTCGCCGCGCAGAACGTCGGCGTGCGACTGCGCGACGGAGACCTGGTGGTCGACGTCGACCCGCGCAACTTCGCCGAGGGGGACGATCCGCTCCGCCGCCTTCAGGAAGACCTGGGCGTGTCGTTCGACGCCTACCCTACCGTCGAGACGGGCAGCGGCGGCAAGCACGTCTACATGAAGATGCCCGCCGGGACGCTCGTGCTGGACACTCTGGAGGCCTACCCCGGCGTCGAGTTCAAGGCCCACGGTCGCCAGGTCGTGGCGCCCGGCAGCAGCCACCCGGACACCCGCAAGCCCTACCGCCTCGTGTCCGCCAGCTTCACAGACGTGCCGGAGGCGCCAGAGACGTTCGTGAACGCGATCCTGCGGCCCGTGAGGGCCTCGGCGGACGGCGGCGGCGGCTATTCGCCGGAGTGGCTGTCGAGAGCCCTGGAGCTGCTCGACGTATCCGACTTCCGCGAGCACGGCCCCTGGCTGGAGCTCATGATGGCCTGTCACCACGCGACCGCGGGCGAAGGCCGGGACGAGTTCGTCGAGTGGTCGATTTCGGACCCCGCATATGCCGAACACGGCGATGTGGTCGGTCGCCGCTGGGACAGCCTCCACACCGACAAGGGCGGTCGCGTGGTGACAGTGCTGACGCTCTTCAGGGAGCTGAACAAGGCGGGCGCCGGGAAGCTCGTCAGCCTCGAGCCGGACACGGCGGGCGCGGTCGAGGATTTTCACGAAGACCTGTTCGGGGCCTCAGCTGAAGACGGAGATGAGCGCGAAGTGCTGTCCTTGGAGGACTTCGTGGGCTCCACCGAGTTCGTCGTCGACGGCTTCCTGCCGGTCGGCGTCGGAGTCATCGCTGGCGCCTGGGGTGCAGGCAAGACCATCAACCTCATCCCGCTTCTCGCTACCGCGGCTCACGTGACGCCGAAGGACTGGACCGTCCGGCACGCCGAGCTCCGTCGCCACGTAGTGTTCGTCGGCGAGGACATGGGGCAGGTGAAGAGCGCGATCGGCGCACTCTCGAGCAACCCGGGCGCGGCATCGCTTCCCGAGATCTTGAAGTGGGTGCACTACTTCCCAGCCAAGCGCTTAACACCGGAGGCCCTGGCCGCCCGCGTCAAGAAGCTGGGCGATCGCTTCACTTACGAGAATGAGCACGGCTTCAAGATACGCCCGATCGTGGTGCTCGACACCGCCAACGCCAACTGCGAGCTCGAGAGCGAGAACGACAGCCGCGCGGTCGGGCAGATGATGTCCGCGCTCAAGGCCTCAGGCGTGCCCACGATCATCGTCGGGCACGTCGCGAAGGCGATCACCCGCTCGGAGTTTGCCGCGCACAGCTTCCGCGGGTCCGGCGCGTTCGAAGCGGACGCGGACTTTACCGCCTACCTGCTCCACGACGAGACGACTGACGACCGCTACCTCGGCGTCCACAAGGTCAGGTTCGCGCCCGATTTTCGAGAGGTTGCCTTCGGCACCCACAGCAAGACCGTGGCGGTCCCTGTCGAGTGGGACCCGAGCAAGAGGCAGGAGCGGACGATCTTGAACGGCATCCCGGCTATCAGCAGCCAAGCCGACAGGAAGGTGCGGGCTGCCGTCCGCAAGCTAGAGGGAAAAGAGAAGCGCGTCGACGATGCGGTGACGGCCTTGCTGCAGAGCGGCGAGCACCCGACCGTCAAGGCGGTGAAGGAGCATCTCGGGGGGAACAACCAAGAGACGGGGCGGATCATCAACGACCTCTGCGATCGAGGACACTTGGTGAAGTTTGAGGCCAAGGATGACTTGGAGAAGGAGCAGCGCCAGGCGCTTCACCTGCACCACAATTCGCAGCTGCTCCTCCCGCAAGATGTTCTGTTGGAGACGTACGTCAGCAAGCGCCTAGGCAAGCTGCCGTTCGATGACTTCGGTATGGATGAGGTCGACCCGCTCGACGAGGCGGCGACCTGA
- a CDS encoding helix-turn-helix transcriptional regulator encodes MESRLIGSAAVREMCGGISDMSIWRWLNDDALNFPKPIYISRRRYWREADILDWINSREVAA; translated from the coding sequence GTGGAAAGCAGACTTATAGGATCGGCCGCAGTCCGAGAAATGTGCGGTGGAATTAGTGATATGTCGATTTGGCGTTGGCTGAATGACGACGCCCTGAACTTCCCCAAGCCAATTTATATTTCCCGTCGCCGCTATTGGCGCGAAGCTGACATCCTTGACTGGATCAATTCGCGTGAGGTGGCGGCATGA
- a CDS encoding DNA cytosine methyltransferase, with product MDHLYCIDLFAGAGGISIGLEEAGFTCLYANEVSPIYSTTLEKGHPDAFVERGDIRKVDAGSVRRVLQLEKGDLALLAGGPPCQGFSVNAPVRSTDDERNHLFRDYLRFVEEFEPAAVLIENVPGMVSYEKGQTVKEILKALENLGYDAAVRILYAPHYGVPQMRWRTIFLGNRLGIDPHHMFPLPSHYAKGRANFTKSLDGVSLVMSDDDVRASAEREFLTVQEAIGDLPAAVSDDALVYATAPQNAFQSHVRRLSRKPENHQSAGLGPANLARLPHIPPGGSWRDIPFDLLPAGMKRARRSDHTKRYGRLHPEGIASTILTKCDPHWGSYIHPSEDRIISVREAARIQTFPDHIQFYGSLTDQYKQVGNAVPPLLSKAIGEKVREVLFSDRTVSTFSRWHEPQMRIAV from the coding sequence ATGGACCATCTTTATTGCATCGATCTATTCGCCGGAGCAGGCGGCATCTCCATCGGCTTGGAAGAAGCTGGGTTCACCTGCCTATACGCTAACGAAGTCTCCCCCATCTACTCGACAACTTTGGAGAAGGGTCATCCAGACGCTTTTGTGGAGAGAGGCGATATTCGCAAAGTAGATGCAGGATCGGTCAGGCGCGTGCTCCAACTTGAGAAAGGCGATCTCGCGCTCTTGGCCGGCGGTCCTCCGTGTCAGGGCTTCAGTGTGAATGCTCCGGTCCGCTCGACAGATGATGAGCGCAATCATCTTTTTCGCGACTATTTGCGGTTCGTTGAGGAGTTTGAGCCTGCCGCAGTGCTCATTGAGAACGTCCCAGGCATGGTCTCATACGAAAAAGGGCAGACTGTTAAGGAGATTTTGAAGGCGCTCGAAAATCTGGGGTATGATGCTGCGGTACGCATTCTTTATGCACCGCACTACGGTGTCCCACAGATGAGGTGGCGGACAATCTTTTTGGGCAACCGTCTAGGTATCGATCCTCACCACATGTTTCCGTTGCCATCACACTACGCTAAAGGCCGAGCTAACTTCACGAAGTCGCTTGATGGCGTATCCCTAGTCATGAGCGATGATGACGTTCGGGCGAGTGCAGAGCGAGAATTCTTGACAGTTCAAGAGGCGATTGGGGATCTCCCCGCTGCCGTTTCGGATGACGCTCTCGTTTATGCCACGGCTCCACAGAACGCTTTCCAGAGTCATGTGCGCAGGCTCTCTCGGAAGCCGGAAAATCATCAGTCAGCTGGCTTAGGGCCGGCCAACTTGGCACGCCTACCTCACATTCCTCCCGGCGGCTCATGGCGAGATATCCCGTTCGATCTCCTACCAGCAGGTATGAAGCGCGCGAGGCGCTCCGACCATACAAAGAGATACGGTAGACTTCACCCTGAAGGTATCGCGAGCACCATTCTAACGAAGTGTGATCCGCATTGGGGGAGCTATATTCATCCTTCGGAGGATCGGATCATTAGCGTTCGAGAAGCAGCGAGAATTCAAACGTTCCCCGATCATATTCAGTTCTACGGCTCACTAACCGACCAATATAAGCAGGTTGGAAATGCTGTCCCGCCACTGCTTTCGAAGGCCATCGGGGAAAAGGTCCGGGAGGTACTGTTCTCCGACCGAACCGTGTCGACATTTTCCCGATGGCACGAGCCGCAGATGCGAATAGCCGTTTAG
- a CDS encoding AAA family ATPase, with the protein MTDDFDPSDWEALSEEEDASAESQKQDAHAARSKAERAGKFAFVAAGDLTLTAPDFLIDDWIERDAFGVIFGPPGCGKTFFALDLALCVAAALDFHGHGVKPGPVIYIAGEGHGGIARRLHAWARHRRASLSGVPFFKSVRAAQFLNGDHAAKVTEAVCELAAVHGAPALIVIDTLARNYGPGDENATSDMSAFVAAMDNLRAEWPGTTVAVVHHTGHENTNRARGSIVLKAACDFEYAVAKKGRGMLEISCSKMKDAPERPAVTFGLESIELGEAGTSAVLVPAVMDEATEGNKPKKLTANQKLGLDTYKAAAAEGGIWQKDGFDGLHVDEWREAFYAQKTGEKKKAFQRVREQLPILGLLIEEGSIFRPADPAIQLEIAMMRKPREEVA; encoded by the coding sequence ATGACTGACGATTTCGATCCCTCCGACTGGGAAGCTCTGTCCGAGGAAGAAGACGCCAGCGCGGAAAGTCAAAAACAGGACGCGCACGCTGCCAGGAGCAAAGCCGAACGGGCGGGCAAGTTTGCGTTCGTCGCCGCAGGCGATCTAACCCTTACTGCGCCAGATTTTCTCATAGACGATTGGATTGAGCGAGACGCCTTCGGCGTCATTTTCGGTCCGCCCGGCTGTGGCAAGACGTTCTTTGCGCTCGATCTGGCTCTATGCGTTGCGGCGGCGCTTGATTTCCACGGCCATGGTGTAAAGCCCGGCCCGGTTATCTATATCGCGGGCGAGGGACATGGCGGCATCGCACGTCGCCTTCACGCATGGGCAAGGCATCGCAGAGCATCGCTATCGGGAGTTCCGTTCTTCAAGTCCGTTCGGGCGGCACAATTTCTCAATGGGGATCATGCCGCCAAGGTGACAGAGGCGGTCTGTGAGTTGGCCGCCGTCCACGGCGCACCTGCTCTAATTGTGATCGATACCCTCGCCCGCAACTATGGCCCCGGGGACGAAAATGCCACTTCAGACATGAGTGCTTTTGTTGCCGCGATGGATAATTTGCGCGCTGAGTGGCCCGGTACGACCGTCGCTGTCGTGCATCATACTGGACATGAAAACACCAACCGGGCGCGAGGATCGATCGTCCTTAAAGCCGCTTGCGACTTTGAATATGCAGTAGCGAAGAAGGGACGCGGCATGTTGGAAATATCGTGCTCGAAGATGAAAGACGCGCCTGAGCGTCCGGCTGTCACGTTTGGTCTAGAGAGTATCGAACTGGGCGAGGCGGGTACATCGGCTGTGCTGGTGCCCGCCGTGATGGACGAAGCTACCGAAGGCAATAAGCCAAAGAAGCTTACCGCCAATCAAAAGCTGGGGCTCGATACCTACAAGGCAGCGGCAGCCGAAGGCGGTATTTGGCAGAAGGATGGCTTCGATGGCCTGCACGTAGATGAATGGCGCGAGGCATTCTATGCGCAAAAGACCGGCGAGAAGAAAAAGGCTTTTCAGCGTGTCCGTGAGCAGCTTCCCATTCTTGGCTTGCTCATTGAGGAAGGCTCGATCTTTAGGCCTGCCGATCCAGCTATTCAGCTTGAAATCGCTATGATGCGAAAGCCCCGCGAGGAAGTGGCATGA
- a CDS encoding ribbon-helix-helix domain-containing protein: protein MMTSDASSSKMQKRITISMRGDQYAGLEEVAEDLGVNVSEAAREAINTFLLKEHWGQTVGKLAEAEIRNGHTNEEVLERVLAKFPHAQTTRDSIAWYRSRLRRDDPEVMTDREARVRKEV, encoded by the coding sequence GTGATGACATCTGATGCGTCAAGCAGCAAAATGCAGAAGCGAATAACTATCAGCATGCGCGGTGACCAATATGCCGGGCTGGAGGAGGTCGCGGAGGACCTCGGCGTCAACGTGTCCGAAGCGGCGCGAGAGGCGATAAACACCTTCTTGCTGAAGGAGCATTGGGGGCAGACTGTCGGGAAACTCGCCGAGGCGGAGATTCGGAACGGGCACACGAACGAGGAGGTGCTCGAGCGGGTGCTCGCCAAGTTCCCGCACGCTCAAACCACGCGCGATTCTATTGCTTGGTATCGGTCGCGGCTTCGTCGCGATGACCCGGAAGTGATGACCGACAGGGAGGCGCGAGTCCGCAAAGAGGTTTGA
- a CDS encoding NotI family restriction endonuclease: MRAQGKDIVELFGYRPNDVSDIARETFVKRHCPFTDRTCSKTNHDQSVIYGVCSVTNGMKTGPHDEVIVCPKRLYQKNYGIFEDLAKEVWGDGTELVIGGTTTDLRDRARNKARPAVAFGQNSGTEISVNSNGQMSMDWVIQLYKNELDLAADEFIGIEVQSIDITGNYRDNWAAYGGMKETGNIPNSAIDNSGHGLNWANVHKRLIPQIIRKGNIYRGTERCVGFYFIAPEVVYQKFEEVIGDLPKLDGPARDRLSIKTYSISDPVPDGQIRDICPVRTVHLDAVAVAQAFISNVDENAADLLDERMASIL; encoded by the coding sequence GTGAGAGCTCAAGGCAAAGATATTGTCGAACTGTTCGGTTACAGGCCCAATGACGTCTCGGACATTGCCCGCGAGACTTTCGTAAAGAGGCATTGCCCCTTCACTGATAGGACTTGCTCCAAAACCAACCATGATCAGAGTGTCATCTACGGCGTGTGCTCGGTAACAAATGGAATGAAGACCGGGCCGCACGATGAGGTCATTGTTTGCCCGAAACGCCTCTATCAAAAGAATTACGGTATCTTCGAAGACCTCGCAAAAGAGGTTTGGGGAGATGGCACGGAGTTGGTTATCGGCGGCACGACAACTGATCTTCGTGATCGAGCGCGGAATAAGGCCCGCCCCGCTGTGGCGTTTGGCCAGAATTCCGGGACTGAGATCTCCGTTAATTCGAATGGCCAAATGAGCATGGATTGGGTGATTCAGCTCTATAAGAACGAGCTGGACCTCGCCGCCGATGAATTCATCGGGATTGAAGTCCAGAGCATTGATATCACCGGCAACTACCGAGACAACTGGGCCGCCTATGGGGGAATGAAGGAGACCGGTAACATTCCCAATTCAGCGATCGACAATTCAGGTCATGGCCTGAATTGGGCCAACGTGCACAAACGCCTAATCCCGCAGATCATTCGCAAGGGGAATATCTATCGCGGGACAGAACGGTGTGTGGGCTTCTATTTTATCGCCCCCGAGGTTGTTTATCAGAAATTCGAAGAGGTCATCGGAGACCTTCCCAAGCTTGATGGTCCCGCGCGTGATCGATTGAGTATCAAAACCTACTCCATCTCCGATCCCGTTCCTGATGGCCAAATTCGTGATATCTGTCCGGTCAGGACAGTGCATCTGGACGCAGTGGCTGTCGCTCAGGCTTTCATTTCGAATGTCGATGAGAACGCGGCCGACCTTCTTGACGAGCGTATGGCATCAATTCTCTAA